The Edaphobacter flagellatus sequence GCACACATCTGAAGGCTGATGCAGCGGGCGAGCTTGTGCTCGATCAACTGCACAGTTATGCGCAGGTGTATGTGAACAAGAAGCTGGCTGGCACGATCGATCGCCGGTTGAATCAGAATAGCCTCAAGCTCGAAGCGAAGGCAGGCGCGCAGCTCGACATTCTGGTTGAGAATACGGGCCGTGTGAACTTCGGCAAGACTATTGGTGGCGAGCGCGCAGGCATCACCAAGCAGGCCACGCTCAACGGCGCGCCGTTGCTTGGCTGGGAGATTTATCCGCTGACGATGGCGCACGTCGACAAGCTGCGCTTTGCGAAGAAGGCGTGCGAAGGGCCCTGCTTTTATCGTGGAGGCTTCGATGTTGCTGCGACTGCCGACACTTTCCTTGATACGGGTGCCTTCAATAAAGGTCAGCTATGGCTCAACGGCCGTGCGCTTGGACGCATCTGGAACGTTGGGCCGCAGCGTACGCTCTATACGCCGGGGCCGTTCCTGAACAAAGGACATAACGAGACGGTGGTCTTCGACGCGCAGGGCAAGATGGGTGGCACGCTGCGTGGCCTCGATAAGCCGGTTCTCGATGCACCGGTGAAGTAATACGAATGCAAAAGAGGGAGCGGCTTAGCCGGTCCCTCTTTTTGTTGACCTGAATTTAGTGGCCTGCAGATGGGCTGGCGTTCTTCGGTGGCTTCGGAATGAAGAACAACAGCGGAAGCATGCACGCGCAGAAGATGCACATGTATTGGATGATGTCGAGATAGGCCAGCATCCCGGCCTGGCGATGCATCTGGTTGTAGATCCACGCCTGTGCAGTGTGCGCCGCGTCGCCCAGCATCGGGTTGCCGCCGCCGTGTCCGCCGAAGGCTTCCTTGAGCTGCTTCACCTGATTCACAAAGGCAGGATTGCCCGGTGTGAGGTTACGGATCATGTTGGTCTCATGCGCAGCCGTTCGTCGCGTCAGCATCGTGGCGACAAACGCTGTGCCGCACGATCCGCCGATGTTGCGTGCGAGGTTCGTCAGGCCGGAGACGTCGTTGCTCTCCGACTGCTTCACGCCGATGTACGCGATCATGTTGATCGGAATGAAGAGGAAGGCCAGTCCCGAGGCCTGGAAGATGCGCAGGAAGACCAGGCGTCCGTAGCTGATCTGCAGGTCCATCGTGCTCATCAGCAACAACGCCAGCGTCAGCATGGTGAAGCCGTAACCCATCAGCTTGCGCGGATCGACCTTGCTCGAAAGGAAGCCGACGACCGGCATCATCGCCATCATCATCAGTCCGGCAGGGGAGAGCACCATACCCGCGAGCTGGGCGGTGTAACCCAGCAATGTCTGTACAAACTGCGGGATCAGCACCGTCGTGCCATAGAGCGAGAAGCCGAGCACGAACATCAGGATGAAGCCAATGGCGAAGTTGCGCCGTTTGAACAACGTGAGATTCACGATCGGACGATGCCCGACACGAAGCTGCCGCAGCTCCCACCAGATCATGATGACGAACGCGATGATCATGGCAAAGAAGAAGAACGTGATCAGCGGAGAGGAGAACCAGTCGTCCTCCTGGCCCTTGTCGAGGATGAACTCGAGCGAGCCGAAGGTGAGACCCAGCAGACCGAAGCCGAGAAAGTCGAGCTTGATGCCGCCCTTCTGCGATTCCTTCACCTGATCGGCGACCCACGGTGGATCTTCGACGATGCGCGATGTCAGAAAGAGTGACAGGAGGCAGATCGGCACGTTCAGGAAGAAGATCCAGCGCCAGTCGTAGTTGTCGGTGATCCATCCGCCCAGCGTGGGACCGATCGCGGGAGCGACGACGACGGCGAGTCCATACATCGCAAAGGCCTGTCCGCGTTTTTCCGGCGGGAAGGTGTCGGCAAGGATCGCCTGTTCTGACGGAGCGAGTCCGCCTCCGCCGATGCCCTGCAGGATGCGGAAGAAGACCAGCAGCGGAAGCGACGGAGCGAGTCCGCACAGCGCCGAGCTGATGCCGAACAGCAGGACGCAGATCATGTAGAACTTCTTGCGTCCGATAAATGTCGTCATGTACGCGCCGGCCGGAAGGATCACGGCGTTGGCGACGAGGTATGCGGTCAGGACCCAGGTGGCTTCGTCCTGGCTTGCGCCGAGTCCACCAGCGATGTGCGGCAGAGCCACATTGGCGATCGACGAATCGAGCACCTCCATGAAGGTCGCAAGCGTGACGGTCATTGCGACGATCCACGGATTGATCTTCGGCTTCCACGCAACGTGATGCGTGGCCGTTTCCTGTTTCGGTTCCGGCAGGTCTGTTCCGGGGAGATCTAAAGTTGTCGTCGCCATGAGAAAGGAAGTTTGACTAGAAGTTTCGATTCGCTGGAAATTTCACCGGATTCAATTTCTTCCGGAGTTTCTTCGCGTGATGCACTTAAAAAGGTGCAGGCCGCACATAGATTTACAACATGTACGGCCTGAGGGTTCGGTCGAAGAGCGCATTAATTTAATGCGAGTAGTTCTGTGCGTAGATATCGCGCGGAAGTCCCTGATTGCGTGCCTGCTGTTTGAAGGCTTCGGCCTGCTCACGCGTCATCGGTCCGCCAACTGTAACCAAATAGGGAGCGTGTCCGGTCGGCGAAAAGACTTCTGCGTTCAGCGACGGATGTTGCTTTGCAAGGGTCTCTGCTTTGTGCTGTGCCTGATCTTCATGGTTATAAGTGAAGGCCACAACGCGCCACTGCGTCTTTCCGCCTGCTGCCTGATTGTTGACTGCTGCAGCAATGGGTGAAGCAGGAACTGCCGCTACGCGATTGTTGGCAGAGGTTTTTGCTGAAAGCGGCTTGGTTGCGGAAGGCTTGGTCGCTGCTGGCGCAGTTGCAGTTGCATCGGGTGTGCTCGATGTGGCTGCCGGTTTTATCGCCGGAGTGTTCGTGCTGGTGCCCGGCTCGCTGCGCACCATGCGCCAGCCGATCAGAAGGGCCAGCAGGACCAGCGCAGCGATACCGGCGACGATCATGCGGTTCCGTTTCTGGTCGGCTTCGTCGACTGACTTTACGATACGGTGCCGCACATCGGGTGTTTGTGTGATCGCGGGCTTCTCTGCAGGCAGACTCTCGGCAACTGCTTTGGGTGATGTCGCTGTTGCCGGAGCAGGTGCTGTGGCAGGCGGCTTCGCAACGGGAGTTGAAGAACCTGGTACAGCGGTCTGCTTCTCGAAAAGGTTCTCCTGCACGGCTGTTGATGCCGGAGCGTTCGCCTCCGTGGATGCGACAGGCTCAGCCTTGGCTGCAGGCTCGACCGGCCTTACCGGAGTTTGAGGAGCCGCGGATGGTTTGGCTGGTTGCGCTACAGCTTCCGCCACCTGTATGGGAGAGACTGGCCCGAGTGCGGCGGTCATCTCCGTCAGTCCCCAGCGGCCACTTAATCCGTTGCGAATGATGCCGTCGAATGGGCTGGGCAGCAGTGTTGCAGAGCCTTGCAGGCTGGTGCGTCCGGTAAGAGCCTGCAGCAGAACGACGGAGACGGCATGCACGTCTGCGGCTTTTTGCTCTGCGATGTTCGGGCCGATGCCGTCGGGATCGTCGACAGCGAGCTTCACGCAGTCGCTGCGCAGTTTTACGGTCTCGCCGGCAGCCAGAATATTTGCGGGCTCAACCTGGCCATGCACAAATCCGCGCTCATGCAGGGCCTTCAGCGCAGAGAGCAGGCTGGCTGCAAGTTGCTTGGCTTCGTCTGTGGTGAGCGTGCGGTTCTCCAGCAGCTCAGCCAGTGAAATTTCGGTCGGTTCCATCACGGCGTAGACCAGCGGTGTACCGTCGAGCACGGTCTCGCCGAACTTGCGCATCGTGATCAGGTTTTCCTGCTTGATCTCCGAGATGGTCCGCCAGCGATCGAGAATCTCCGATTCATCGAAGTGGGCCTCGATGACGCGGACAAGCGAGGCGGTTCCTGTTCCATTTGTTGTGACAAAGAAGGCGCTCCGGCCCTCAGGGCGCAGCAGCTTCTTCAGTGGATACACCTCGGCGATCGTTCTTCCTTCGTAATCGCTCCACAGCTTCATAACACACACCAATCCTTGGGAATGGAATCAAGGGAGAATGCCCCAAAGGGCAAGCCGAGCAAAAAGGCGCTAAACGTCGCGGGCCGTACACGCGCGCAAGCGCTATGCAATGCTGCCATTATCGTTCATTGGATGCAGGTTTCTCAACGCGCGGCCACGGCGGGCGGTTCCAGAATTGGTTCGTCTCGTGCGGCCGTGCTAGACTTCGGTCTTCGCCGCAGCTTTCTGTTGCGGTACCGCCTTCACAGGCCAATCTAAAAAGCAAAGGTCCCCGATGCACCCGGATCTGGAAAAGATGATTGTGCTGCAGAGCCTCGATATTGAGGCGCGGCGGCTGAACGATGAGATCGCCGAGCTTCCCAGGCGCGTGCAGAAGCTGGCTGCTGAAGGTGAGGCTGCGAAAAAGCATCTGGCTGCCATTGTCGAAGGCATGGCGAAGGAAGACGCGCTGCGCCGCCGTCAGGAACTGGACATCAAGGACCATCAACAGAAGGCTGCTCGGCTGCAGAAGCAGATGGACGTGGTCACCACGACGGCACAGGCTGCGGCACTTGAGCACGAAATCGCTTTTGCGCAGAACGAGGTCAGTCGGCTTGAGGACGAAGAACTGGCCAGCATGGAGCGCACCGAGACGCTGGAGCTGGAAAAGGCTTCGGCTGAAGAGACCGTCGCGAACCTGACGCGCAGGCACGGCGAGGAGAGCGCGAAGACGGCTGAGGCGCTGGAACGCGATCGTGCGTTGCTGGCCGAGGTGGAGGCGAAGCGCGCGGATTTGCGTCCGCAGATTGGTGAGAATTCGCTTTCGATGTACGACCGCATTGCGAAGAGCCGCGGAACGGCGCTGTCGGAAGGTGTCGACCAGAAGTGCTCGGCTTGCCAGATGCTGGTTCGTCCGCAGCGTTGGAACGATCTGCGCGATCGCTCGAACGATGAGCTGATGCTGACCTGCGAGACCTGCGGGCGCATTCTTTATTGGGACCCCGCACGCGATGCTCCGCAGAAGAAGCCAGCGGAGCGTCAGGAGAGTATTGCGGCCTCCATCGTGCGAGCTTCGCTATGAAACGAATTGCCATCGATATGGACGAGGTGATGGCAGATGCTCTTGGGGAGCATCTGCTGCGTTATAACCGCGATCATGAAGATCAGCTGACGTTGGCCGACCTGCAGGGCAAGAAGCTTTGGGAGGTGGTTTCGGCCGACCGTCATGAGACGCTGTATGGCTATCTGCAGTCGGAGGATTTTTTTGAGAACCTGGCGGTGATGCCGGAGTCGCAACGTGTGATCAAGCGGCTGCAGCAGAACTACGAGGTTTTTATCGCCACGGCAGCGATGGAGGTTCCGGCTTCGTTTGCGCAGAAGTTTCGGTGGCTGGCGAAGTACTTCCCTACGATCTCGCCGGCGAATATTGTGTATTGCGGCGATAAGAGCATCCTGAACGCCGATTTTCTGATCGACGACAATCCGCGTCAGCTGCGCCGCTTTAAGGGCGAAGGCATCCTGTTTACTTCGCCGCATAACATTGACGTAAAGGGGTACAGGCGCGTGAACGACTGGCTGGATGTGGAGAAGCTCTTCCTGGGGTGACCCCCCTCCTATACGACTTTGTAAAGCCCTTGTTTTGTTTGGCTTGTGCGATTTGCACAGGGCAAAATATTCAAAACAGAAGAGTTGAGCCTAAAAATATTGATTTATAACGAGTTAGCCCCGGTCCTTTTGGACCGGGGCTTTTTTGTTTGCTGATTTAAGTTTAGCGAAGTGAAGGAAACTCATCGGCAGATTTTTGTGTGTTTATTTGCTTTGGAATGAGGGAGTTGTGATTTTGGGGGGCTTGACAGGCGTTTTCGCTCCAGTTGGCAGGGCGTTGCGCGCTTCGGGCTTCCCTCCGATATATCTCCTATATCTCCCAACGAGCTCGTCGGGGCCGAGCCTTTGATAGAGCGGTGGCCGCTTCGCGGCGGCTGGATTCTGACACTCATTCGACTGCGCTCAAGGCAGGCTCAAAAAAGCTGTGCTCTTCCGAAGTGCGGTTCGGGGTTTTGCCGTAAATGAACTCTCATGGAAGAAGCTGCACGTAAGCATTCGGCGTGAGAAGGGCGTTTATGAGGACTTATCAAATTGCTATGAGTGAGGTAGAAAGGAACAGTGCTACATCTACTCATATTCGCGACAGGCTTGTTCCTATCTCCTACGCACAACGCATGTAGGGGTGGGGTCACAACTGCGCATTTTCCGCAACTTGGCATCGTCTACGGTCAGATTGATGACGAATCCGGAGCGCCGATTCCAAGAGCTGATGTCGTGTTGAAGGCCTCCTCAGGCAAACGGCAATATAAAGTCGCCGACGAAAACGGATGCTATATGTTCACCGCAGAAGCCGGCGACTATACAGTCCTTGCTCGATATCCGGCCTTCCGAATCGCTTCGGCTAGCTTGCACATCGAACCCGAACAGGCCCAAGTCAAGGACATACGTTTAGATGTAGCCAGTTGCACAAATTGCGTGGAGGTTCAGGGAGCGGCAACGTTCGCCGCATGCATACGGGACGCCGGAGGCTACGTAGCTTCCTCGACTGTCACGCTGACACCACGAAACAAACCGCAGAACAGCACGCCGATCACAGTACACCTCGATGAATGGGGTTGTGGACGCCTACAGCCCCCAGAGGGCGTTTACCAACTGGATGTCGTGACGCCCGGCTTCCTTTCGTTGCGGAAAGTACTCTACCTAAAATCTGGCCCGGAATCGCCTAGGGAGACTCTGATCATCCGGCCACTGAAGCATTAGATCGCACCCATCTGCTCAAATCCCTATATGTCGGCTTGTCGGCAGTAGCGAACAACCAGGTGCGGCCGGTGGTTCTGCGAGCTTCTTCTCTTTTCCTGGGTTCTGTCTTTGTTTAGGGGCAACTGTTTGCCGGTTCGAGATTAACTTCGCAATTTATTGAAAATCTGGTCGAGGTACGGAGTGCGCTCATGAAGCTCTCGGTTTTTTGTGGGGTGAGTGTGGATGGGTTTCTTGCTCGTCCGGACGGTGCGCTGGATTTTCTGGAGGCGGGTGGGCAGGAGCCGCACGGTTTTGAGGAGTTCTTTGCAAGTGTGGATGTGGTGGTGCTTGGGCGGAAGACGTATGAGATCGTCCAGGGATTCGGCAAGTGGTTTTATGGCAGCAAGCAGGTTGTTGTTTTGAGCAGCAGCGGGCCGCTGGATTTCTCTGTCGCCAAGGATGGGGTTATTGAGCAGATGGCGGGGGAGCCGGCGGAGATTGCGGCGCGGCTCAGGGCGCGCGGCTTCAAGCATGCGTATATCGATGGCGGCATCACGATTCAGCGATTTCTGGCCGCGGGGTTGATCGACCGGTTGGTGATTACGCGTGTGCCGGTTTTGATTGGAGCGGGGATTCCGCTGTTTGGTGCGGTGCCTCGCGATATTCCTCTTCGCCATGTGGAGACGCGGAGCTATGAGGGTGGCCTGGTGCAGAGTGAATATGAGATAGATGCTGCGGGGTCTGCGAAGGATTGAGAACGATTCCACGTGGATTGCGGTGACCCCCAGGTCTGGAGTCGAGACCTGGGGTTGAGTCGGCAGTTGCGGCGCTGCGAACGAATGCGGGGGTTCTTCGCTTCGCTCGGAATGACCCTTCGTATATTCATCCACCCTTAGTTCGTGATGGGTTCGACGGTGGCCTGGATTTCGGTGCGGCGCGTGGTGCCGGCGGTGTCAAGCGAGCCGATGGTAAGGGGTTTGCCAGGGGTGAGAGTGGAAATGCCCTCGTAGACGGCCTGGCGGAGGACGGGGTCTTGTGCAGTAGCTGAGGCTTCGACGACGCTGGATTGTTCGACCTTGGCTCTGAGACGGATGTTATTCGGCGATGCGTCATCGAGAGTGGCGTCGAAGCTCATGCCTACGTCGATGTACGCGACTTGCGATTGCGGATTGGTGGAATTTTTGAGATCAATCCCGGTGACGACAGGTACCTTGTTGCCCTGCTTAAGGGTGGTTCGCTGGCCGGGGAAGAGGACCATGCTGTAGTGCTGGTCGCCGATGCGTTTGGTTCCGTCGAAGTCGATGAGGGTGTAGGTGAGGCGATAGGTCTGGTGGCGGCGGTCGAGATCGTTGAGGATTTTTTCGACCTTCTCTATCTGGTCGGCTGTGGTGTCGATGACGATGGCACTTTGAGAGGGAACCAGGGTGATTTTGGCGCGCGGATCGAGAATGTTGCGCAATGCGGTGAGGACTTCATTCTGGTCGGCCTGGGAGCTGCTCTTGAGAAAGAAGGTGCGCAGGATGGTGGGGCCGCTGGGGAGCTGCGATTTGCAGGGCGCTGATTGAGGGGCGAGCCTGGGGGGCTCGGTAGGTGCCTGGGCTGCGGCGGTGAGTGGGAGAGCCGAGGTGAGCGCGAAGGCGATGGCGAGTCTGCTCGAGTGCGAGGTGCGTGGGAATGTCATTCACTTTCTCCAATGGTTGGGGGTGGCGGGGGCGGGGCAAAGAATGCGGTGAAATCGGCGGCTTCCTGCTGCTCGCGGGCGGCTTTGCGCTCGGCGGTAATCTCGACGAGGTCGTTCGGATTGCCGTGGCGGGCGAAGCGGATCAGGAGCTTTTCCTGCTCGGTGAGCGGGAGAGGGGGCGCGGGGTGGCTGATGAGAGCGGTGGCTTCAGGCTGCGAGTCTGCGATGCGATTTGTCTGCGTGAGACGCGGTGGTGGTGCTGTGTGCGGTTGCAGCATAGGCGTGTGGGTGGTGATGGTTGCTGCTGCGATGCGGGGTTGCGATGTGTCGTTCGTAAGCGGGGTTGGAGGCGCTTGCACCGTGGGTGTTGTTGTGGGTTGGTGGCGGCGAGTCGCAATGATGGGGATCACGAGGGCGAGGGCGACGGCGCAGGTGAGCGGTATCCAGCGCCAGCGAGGTGTGGCTGAGCTGGCAGTGTGAAATGCGGGGGTTCTTCTTCGCCCAGCGAACCAGTTCGCCGGGGACGCGGTTCCTCGGCGAGCGTCCGACTCGCTCGGAACGACGCCTTCGGTTGCAGCATCGAGAGTGTTGAGGATGCGCCGCTCCAGGCCGTAGGGAGGCGCGGCCTGGGTGAGGGCGTGGAGGACACGGTCGATCGTGTGATCTGGATTGCGATCCTGAGTCATCGGTAGCCTGCTTTCTCGAGTCGGGCGCGCAGGCGGGTGCGTGCGCGGAAGAGGAGTCCGCGGACAGCGGCTGGGGAACGGCCGGTGATGGCGGCGATCTCTGCTGTGTCGAGCTCGTCGATGGAGGAGAGGAGGAGGGTCTGGCGTTCGAGTTTTGGGAGGCGTTCGATCTCGTCGAGTGCGGCGAGCATGTGGCGGCGCTCGTCGAGGGAGCGGTCGGCGGGAAGACCGGGGGCGATGAGGGAGTCGATGAATACGGAGTCGGTGGGGCGTGACTTGCGGCGGCGCAGGCGGTCGAGGGCGAGATTCCAGGTGATGCGGACGAGCCAGACGCGGGTGTCGCGGATGGCGGGCAGAGCGGAGGGGCGCTGGAGGACGCGGAGGAAGGTGTCCTGGACGACGTCTTCGGCTTCGGCGGGGGAGCGGAGGAGGGAGTGGGCGACGCGGAAGAGGAGGGCAGAGTGGGTCTCGACGAGAGCGGTGAGGTCAGCTTCCGACTCGGCGCTCTTGATGGACGACAGCAATGCCAGGCTTTCCTCGAACGATGCCATAGAGAGTGTTCTACAGCACAGACGCGTGGGGTCGCGTTGCGTTCGGAGATTTTGTGATTTGGGGTAGATGGTTGCTGGCTCTGTGGTTGTCTGGGGGGAATAGGGGCTCGACTGCGTCGCTTGGAGTGCTGTGCTCGGCATGACAGTTTGGCTGCCAAAGTTGTTCGTCGATCGCAACGGCGGTAGTCTTGCGGCATGCGACCCCTTCGGTATTCCATCAACATCACGTTGGATGGGTGCTGTGATCATCGAGCCATCGTTCCGGACGAAGAACTGCATCGTCATGCGGGCGAAAATTTGAAGCAGGCGGATGCTCTTCTTTTTGGCCGGGTGACTTACGAGATGATGGAGGCGGCGTGGCGGCAGCCGGCGCCGGCGGGAGCGAGGCCTGAATGGATGGAGCCCTTTGCCCGGACGATCGATGCGGCGAAGAAGTATGTTGTGTCGAGCACGCTGGACCGGGTCGATTGGAACGCGGAGCTGGTGCGCGGTGACCTGGAGAAGGCTGTTCTGCAACTGAAGCGGGAGCCGGGCAAAGGACTGTTTGTGGGAGGCGTGAAGCTTGCGCAGGCGTTGGCGGAGCTGGGATTGATCGACGAGTACGAGTTCATGGTGCAGCCCAGGCTGGCGGGACATGGGCCGACGTTGTTCGCAGGGCTATCGAAGCCTGTTCCTTTGAGGCTCGTGAGCCGGAAGGAGTTCGGCTCGGGCGCAGTGGCGATGCGGTATGAGCCGATACGATAGCGATGAGCTTGTTCGTTGCGTCGAATGCATCCGCCAGGTTGTCTCTGCGGGGCTAGTTGGGTCTCGCGGCTCCAGGATTCGATGCAGGAGCAGCTGTGCGGACTTTTACAGACATGGTATGTCTGGGGACGCCGTTGACGCTCGGTGAAGCCTTCAGGAAGGTTCCGGCCTGAGTATCGTGCTTCAGGTAGAAGTCGAGGAAGGCCTGCGTGTATTGCATGACCCAGGAGAAGGCGACTACGCCGTCGGCATAGTCGTAGTCTGCGACCTGCAGGTTGGTGAGTTCCTTCTCCCAAAGCTCTTCGTTGCGATAGGCGTTGGAGTAGAACTCGGGATGGAAGAGGCCCAGCATGTGCACGGTGATCAGGTCGCCGTGAAGCCACTGATTGAGAACGTTTGGCCCTTCGGCGTGAAAGCGGCTGTTGAGCTTGTCCTGATCTTCGAGGGATTGATCGCCTTCCTCGAAGTAGATCAGGGGAATTGTCATCTGGTCCGGGTGGACGGTTCCGGAGGCTTGAACCAGGCCGGGGAAATAGCGCTCGCTGCCGTCGAGTGAGACGAGTGCCTTGATGCGCGGATCGCGGGAAGCGGCGAAGAGATTGGCGAGTCCTCCCCAGCTGAAGCCTATGGCGGCTACCTTCGTCCTATCGGTGTCCGGAAGCGTGGCTGCGTAGTTGATCAGGAAGATGATGTCTTTAGCCTGAGCATCGACGCCTTGAAGATCGTGAGTGGATTCACGTGAGTTCGCTCCCATGGCCGGACTTGAGATCACAACATAACCGTGGCTTGCGAGGTATTCGCACAGGTCGGCATTCTGCCATGTCCCAGAGCTGAAGCTAGGAGAGTAGATGACGACGGGAAAGTGGCCATCTTCAAAATGCGCGTCACGGACGGCTGACATGACTTGTCCTGAGGCCTTTTGAAACCATTCCTGCAGGCGTTCCGTGTCTTTTGTTCGTGTGGGTTTGCCGAAGGTGGTTTCGGTTTCGATCATTGCGAGATAGTCCCGCATGGTCATCGTGGGTTGATCGCTTTTCTGCGCGGGATACCAGATAACCGTCTGCACAGGGCGAGGGTGTTCTGCCTGAGCTTGATCTGTGCCGAAGTTGCGTGTGCGGTCGTACTGCTCGACGAGCTTCACGCCGACGGCGTGTGGGCCGGGCTTTACCTGGAACTTTACAGCGGCGTAGTTTTGGGCGAGAACGGGTGAGATCGCTCCCAGAAGAATGCAATAAAGAGCTGCCAGGCGGCATAACGGCATGAGGTGCCTCATGTTTGGAATTACAGTCTTTGTACCTTTACGTCGTAGGGGAAGCATCCGTTCCATTCGCCGGATCCCCATGGCGGTGCGGGCGAAATGCGGGGGTTCCTCGCTTGGCTCGGAATGACACCTTCAAAACGCAGACAACCTGCAACTGACAACTAATCCACGGTGGCGATCATGGCTGCGAGCAGCGCGGTGCGTGGAGCGAGGTGCTGGATTTCGATGTGCTCGTGGGCGGCGTGGGCTCCGGTGCCTACGGCTCCCATGCCGTCGAGGGTGGGGATGCCGAGGGCGGCGGTGAAGTTGCCGTCGGAACCTCCGCCGGTTCCGGCCTCTTCGAGGGGGAAGCCGAGCTCGGCGGCTAGTTTTTTGGCCTGCTTGAAGAGGGCGACGGTGCCGGGCTTGCGCTCCATGGGCGGGCGGTTGATGCCTCCGGTGACGGTGAGCTTGCAGGCTTTGTCGAAGGGCTTGAGGGACGAGAAGAAGCGGTCGACTTTTTGTGCGTCGGAGGCGCGAGCGATACGGACGTCGATTTCGACGTAGGCTTCGGCGGCGATGACGTTGGAGCGGGTGCCTCCGGCGATGACGCCGGGGTTGACGGTGAGTCCGCGGCGGAGGTCGGTGAAGGCGGCGATCTTTTCGATCTGGCGGGCGAGCTCGAGGACGGCGGAGTGGCCGCGCTGGAAATCGACGCCGGAGTGTGCGCCGATGCCGGTGACGTGGACGCGATAGTTGCCGATGCCTTTGCGCGAGGTCTTGAGGGCGGCGGTTTTGCTATCGAGAATTTGGGCGGGTTCGAGGACGAAGACGGCGGAGGATTCGCGCGCGAGTTTTTCGGTGATGGGACGCGAGATGGGCGAGCCGACCTCTTCTTCGGAGTTGATGAGCAGGGTGACGGGGCGGCGGAGGAGGGAGAGTTTCTGGAGGACGGAGATGGCGGTGAGGGCCATGACGACTCCGGCCTTCATGTCGAGTGTGCCGGGGCCGTAGATTTTGCCGGCGTCTTCGCGCCAGGGCATGGAGCGGAGGGTGCCGTGGGGCCAGACGGTGTCAAGGTGCGAGAGCAGAAGGATGGGTTTCTGTCTGGATCGCTGCGGGCCGAAGCGGAGTTCGTAGACGTCGCCGAAGGGAGCGTCTGTGGTGGCATGGGCAGAATGCGGGGGTTCCTCGGCTTTGCTGCGCTTCGCTCGGAATGACACTTCTTCGTTGCCTTTTTGGCTCGCTCGGAATGACACTCTCCCTTTCTGCCGGTGGCGTTTGACGCGGGCTCCGAGGGCTTCGGCCCAGGTTGCGGTGAGCTGTTGGGCGGCGTTGACGGCGGCGGGGTCTTCGCTGGGGCTTTCGACGAGGACGAGCTCGCGGAGGTGTTCGAGGAGCCAGGGGGTTTCCTGCTGGGTACGGGCGAGGAGTTGGGCGAAGTCCATGCTAAGTCTCACTAGA is a genomic window containing:
- a CDS encoding M20 family metallopeptidase, translated to MDFAQLLARTQQETPWLLEHLRELVLVESPSEDPAAVNAAQQLTATWAEALGARVKRHRQKGRVSFRASQKGNEEVSFRAKRSKAEEPPHSAHATTDAPFGDVYELRFGPQRSRQKPILLLSHLDTVWPHGTLRSMPWREDAGKIYGPGTLDMKAGVVMALTAISVLQKLSLLRRPVTLLINSEEEVGSPISRPITEKLARESSAVFVLEPAQILDSKTAALKTSRKGIGNYRVHVTGIGAHSGVDFQRGHSAVLELARQIEKIAAFTDLRRGLTVNPGVIAGGTRSNVIAAEAYVEIDVRIARASDAQKVDRFFSSLKPFDKACKLTVTGGINRPPMERKPGTVALFKQAKKLAAELGFPLEEAGTGGGSDGNFTAALGIPTLDGMGAVGTGAHAAHEHIEIQHLAPRTALLAAMIATVD